The Metamycoplasma subdolum DNA window ATAAAGTTATAAATAATTCAATAGGTTCTCACTTACCACTTGTGACTTTCTTTTCTCTTAAAAAGGAAGGAATATATTGAATATTTAAGTTTCTATTTCCAAGTAAACGAATTCTTTTTTTACTATAATCAAGTTCAAAACTTAATGCACCAATTTTACTTTCACGATAAAGCACTTTATTTACACTTTCAGTAATAAAGTTAATGATAAAAAAGATTAACAGTATTAATATTAATCCAAGAACAATGAAAGCGTATTTTATATTATTAGACATCACTTTCCTCTCATTTTTTTATTGCAGGATGTAGTCTATCAATTTTTCTCACTTTTTTATCTTCAAGAAATTTTATCTCTAAAATTCTTCCACTAAGATTTAAAATGACACCTTTGCCAAAAGTTTGGTGTGCTATATAATCTCCAACAATTAAATTATCATTTTTATTTATTTCTTTACCTAAAGTAAAGTTTTTTGCAATTGAAACAACACTTGTTTCTTTAATTTTAGCTTCTTTTAAGAAACGAGAATTTTTCATTTTTTGATTTTGCCCTACTGAAAAAGAAAGAAAAAGTTTTTGTTTGGTTCTTGTTAATGCAACATAAGCAAGTCTTCTCTCTTCTTCTAATGCTTCAATATTTTCTGGTTCCCTTATATTTTTTGAAATATAACTAAAATCTTTCATAGGGTTTAAAATAATTGCTCTTCTTAATGGAAAAATATTTTCAGCAAGTCCTGCTACAAAAACATAATCAAATTCAAGCCCTTTCGCATTATGCACTGTCATTAAAGAAACGTAACTTGCCGCATCATCTTCAACATCACGGTCAGTAATTAAAGTGATTTCTTGTAAATATTCATCAATAGTGCCGTGAAGATTTTTCTTTTCTCATTCTTCAATAGCAGATATTAAAGATAAGAAGTTTTCCATTCTAACTTCATATTCTTCTTCTGATGATTTTATTTCTTCAAAATAACCTATACGGTTAATAATCAACTCTTTTAAAGTTGAGTGAATCGGATTAATTTGCAACGCTCTTTTTGCTCAGCGAATATTATTTATTAACTCAGCTAAATTTTTCAAAATTGTATTTGACAATTTCAAATTTATTTGTATTTCTTTAAATTTAGTTTGCAAACATGTAAATAAATCCATTTTTAAACTTGCAGCATATTTTAATAGCTTTTCAATTGTGCTATCACCAATTTTTCTGCTTGGTTTATTAATAATTCTTAAAAGAGAAATTTCTGAGCCATCATGAATTACTCTAAGATACGCTAACGCATCTTTAATTTCTTCCCGTTGATAGAATTTAATTGAACCAAATAGTTTATAAATAGTGTTTTCTTTAATTAGAGCTTCTTCAATAGCACGAGAATAACTATTAATTCTAAATAAGATTGCTATATTTTTTAATTGAACTCTATTGCGTTTTAATTCACTTATTTTTTGAGCAATTCATCTAGCCTCTGCTTCATCACTGAAACCACAGAAAAATTCAATATCTTCGCCTTCTTCATTTTCGGTGAAAAGTTTTTTATCTAACCTAATTTTGTTTTTGCTAATTAAATTGTTTGCTGCTGTTAATATTTTTTTGGTTGAACGGTAATTTTGTTCAAGTTTAATAGTTTTTGTTCCAACAAAATCTTTATCAAAATTCATGATAATGTTAATATCAGCATTTCTTCAAGAATAAATTGTTTGGTCAG harbors:
- a CDS encoding ATP-dependent helicase, giving the protein MDINLDTLNLKQKDAVVETEGPIRIIAGAGSGKTRVLTYKVAYLIKNNHVNPSEILALTFSNKAANEMKQRVQRLLDFVGKNTPIISTFHSMCSKILRQEIHNFNYPNDFQIVDELDQKEVLRVVYNELGINQTQYTFASIISYIQNQKNDLKTPQDLLKDEETKDDIRAKIYQYYQAHLDKAHTLDFDDLLLFVYKLFYEPKFANVAKKWESKFKYILVDEFQDTSWLQYKIVKKLAKKWNNITIVGDPDQTIYSWRNADINIIMNFDKDFVGTKTIKLEQNYRSTKKILTAANNLISKNKIRLDKKLFTENEEGEDIEFFCGFSDEAEARWIAQKISELKRNRVQLKNIAILFRINSYSRAIEEALIKENTIYKLFGSIKFYQREEIKDALAYLRVIHDGSEISLLRIINKPSRKIGDSTIEKLLKYAASLKMDLFTCLQTKFKEIQINLKLSNTILKNLAELINNIRWAKRALQINPIHSTLKELIINRIGYFEEIKSSEEEYEVRMENFLSLISAIEEWEKKNLHGTIDEYLQEITLITDRDVEDDAASYVSLMTVHNAKGLEFDYVFVAGLAENIFPLRRAIILNPMKDFSYISKNIREPENIEALEEERRLAYVALTRTKQKLFLSFSVGQNQKMKNSRFLKEAKIKETSVVSIAKNFTLGKEINKNDNLIVGDYIAHQTFGKGVILNLSGRILEIKFLEDKKVRKIDRLHPAIKKWEESDV